One part of the Pandoraea faecigallinarum genome encodes these proteins:
- the rplV gene encoding 50S ribosomal protein L22: protein MEVKAIHRGARISAQKTRLVADQIRGLPLERALNVLTFSPKKAAVIIKKVLESAIANAEHNEGADIDELRVKGIYVDKATSLKRFTARAKGRGNRIEKQTCHITVTLGN, encoded by the coding sequence ATGGAAGTGAAAGCAATTCATCGCGGTGCCCGTATCTCGGCGCAGAAGACGCGTCTGGTCGCTGACCAGATCCGCGGCCTGCCGCTGGAGCGTGCGCTCAATGTTCTGACCTTCTCGCCGAAGAAGGCCGCGGTCATCATCAAGAAGGTGCTGGAGTCGGCTATCGCCAACGCCGAGCACAATGAAGGTGCTGACATCGACGAGCTGCGCGTCAAGGGCATCTACGTTGACAAGGCGACCTCGCTCAAGCGTTTCACCGCGCGCGCCAAGGGCCGTGGTAACCGCATCGAGAAGCAAACCTGTCACATCACTGTGACGCTGGGCAACTAA